The Medicago truncatula cultivar Jemalong A17 chromosome 7, MtrunA17r5.0-ANR, whole genome shotgun sequence genome includes the window GAACAATGTTTCTTTCATAATGCCAACCACAGCACTTCTTCAGACACATTTCTTTGGACAAAACAATGGAATTTACACCACTGATTTCCCAAGTAAACCTATGAATCCATTCAACTATACCGGCACACCGCCGAATAACACTATGGTGAGTAATGGAACAAAGGTTGTGGTTCTTCCTTTTAACACTAGTGTGGAGCTTGTGTTGCAAGACACTAGTATTCTTGGTGTTGAAAGTCACCCTCTTCATTTGCATGGATTTAACTTCTTTGTTGTTGGACAAGGATTTGGTAACTTTGATTCAAATAGTGATCCACAAAATTTTAATCTTGTTGATCCTGTTGAAAGGAATACAGTTGGTGTTCCATCTGGTGGATGGGTTGCTATCAGATTCCTAGCAGATAATCCAGGTTAgttcataatttaaaatttccATTCAAGTTCAATAGTTTTTCTTCAAGCGATTGAGCTCAAGTGGTTAAGGTTAAACCAATAAATAGTTCCAGAGTTCGATTCATAgctgaaacaattttttgttagattttAATACCTCTATATCAAATTTCCTATTACTCGGCCCCTTTACCCTAAGAATCGGAGAGGGTTAATGCGGGAAAAAATGTTTTGTATCATTGTGAtaattaacataaaataaaagggaaccccacttgggttggcctgatGGTATTGGCTAGggatctgggagtgtgctcctcctcaaagtCTCAGGCTGGTTCCAATATGGGTGGACTAAtttaccttcttaaaaaaaacataaaataaaagggATTACATAAAGTTTAATTGTGTGTGCAGGGGTGTGGTTCATGCATTGTCACTTGGAAATCCACACAAGTTGGGGTCTTAAGATGGCATGGATTGTTTTGGATGGAAAGCTCCCAAATCAGAAGGTGCTTCCACCTCCAGTTGATCTTCCCAAGTGTTAACTTCAATTTGATTTTggctttaatttgttttaactttttttttgcctttttgTAATTCAATGTTGAGATGTTGTTTATCATTGGttacttgatttttttaaattgggaATTGAGGCTACTTGAGGCAGAGGgtgaaactttttatttttttgggtgggAAATTTATTTAAACATGATGTCTTCTTGACATTGAAATTGTAATTCATTGATTTGAGTGAATATAATTCTTTATTGAAATTTACTAGTATTGTTAGTAATTTTCATGATTGGTTCATAGTATAAACAAAAGTTCAAATCATAGAAACTGATCCAAAATAAAACAGCAGACTAAACCATAAACGATTATCTTGAGATTAGATGATcttttacctcaaaaacaagaTTTAGCATTGCATAACAAACTTGCATTACATaaagaaacataaacaaacataatcATCTAGGAAAAATTGCAACTAGAAAACGAGTTACTacatttatcaaataaaaacaatttcataTGTTGAAGTTCTCTCCCTAATCGAAAATAATTCATTGAGAATTTCAAGCTTCTCGAATGGATCGTCTAATGATGCTGGAGTGTAGAGTGCCATGCACCGTAGAGATGTTGAATTTTGCATGATATACTTCACAAATCCAAACTCATATCGATAATTTTTTATCGTGCACTTTCTAAACTGTGAGGAAAAGCATTTAGGAACAACGCGCAACTCCATCTGTTCATACCAACCTGCATCAAATGATTCCGAAAGTGGAGGCTTGTCAAATACAAAATTCTGAAGATTTGGACAATCATTGAGCATGCCATATACCATGTACCAATCAGCCCCGGTTGTCCCAAAGACAAGCTCCAAATGAGTTAAATTGGAAAAAACCGCACGATCATACACCTGCAAGAGTTATACAAAGACAAATTATGAGacaaattaaagaaacaaatgaatataatttttttaatttaacccCTACagaaaattacacattttcagtcatgcatttttaaaaaatatgtaaagacttgaaaatattattcatataaaatgtagagacaaaaaaaaaaaaaaaaaaaaaaaaaaaaaaaaaaaagaacattattCTAACCTCTTCCAAGCGAAGAAATTGAACGTTACATAAGGCAGTCAGAGGAGgagtaaaataaaaaggaacCAGATTAATTAGGTTTGCCTTAACCAAATTGGgtaattttttaaacttttcttTATGTTCATGAAACCCAcattcatgcatttttttaaactttccTTTTTGTTCATGAAACCCCCAATCATACTTCAAAGATAAATCTTTTGCTTCAATTTCTTCAAGAATTGGACATCCATTAAGAAATTCAGCAAGATACCATCGTTCCTTGAAATAAACTCTAAACAAATGAAGAATCTTGAGTGAGGCAAGGTCAATAGTAATAGGAAACTCACGAAAAGATATTACTTTCAACTTGAGAACAACAAGATTTCTGAAGCTTAGAATGTAACATGGAGATTGTGGAACGATCAACAAGAGATCGAGATGCTCCATTCCACGTTCAGCTACCGCAGTTAAAGACTTCTCAAAAAGAGAAGGTTCTACCCCGCCATACAAAGAAATGCGTACTTTTCTTAGGCCAATCTTCTTTTCAATGTATCGCGGTACCATTTGTGCAAAAAGGGTTGCACAAACCATCATCATGAAGTTGGAATAGGATTTGCCACTTGAAACAAAGCGTTTATCATCGATGTCGAGAGTGGGAACTGAGAGGTAGAGTGGAATCCATCTCTTTGAAAGAACACTTGTTGCATAAACATCTTCCGTtggaagaaaagagagaatgtgACAAATAGTTTCATTTGGTAACAAGCTAATCCTATCGTCcattttgaagtttgaacagGTTGCTAACAAATTCTAAACGTGTGAACAATTTAGTCCTTGATAACAATTTGTTGATAGAAAAAATTCATTATGTTTTCAAGTTTTTGCTCTTGATATACGTTGATACTTATAGTAGAAATTTCCCTACGTAATCAAACATGTCcattaattttctcaaaaaaatattaagacttTAATGTAAGGAATGTGGACCAGCTGCGTGCACTGCATTGTAGGAGCAATTGAAAATTGAATACGAATATCGAAGGATTAATTGTAGTACAAATGTTGAAAATCGAAatgctttcaaaaaaatttcatgcCAATTACCGAGGCGATTTAATTTTGGTGGCTACGctagtactccctccggtcactattataagcaaaagtttaCTTTTTAGacacattgaataattaatgtatctagttaattaatgtatctagttACATTAATTaactagatacattaattattcaatatgtctaaaaaatgaatttttgcttataatagtgaccggatgaAGTACActtaatattttgtttcttcCAAATTCCTTTCTAGACTCTCCTCATCCTACCGTTTGCATCACATGAATGGACACTTAGCATATCAAATCCTAAGAGTACGTATGATTTGTTCAGATGTGTGTTTGGATCGAAGGTTTAGAAGGGGAAGGGAGTAGAgagttcatttttattttttaaattaagaacaatataaaatccttttttaaaataaattaagtgtttttgaaatattgtatgatcatttatcatgttgttaattcaattttctaaaaatcattttataatgttcgtaattaaaagagaaaagtaaGTCCTCTCCTCCTAAACACTCCATTCAAACACACTTTAAAGGATTTTGCTAACCGGGTTAAAGaatttataaatagaaaatttgtcttgtaaatataagttttgatatttggttaattaataattacactacttttaataaaaagttactTATTTTTGTTACTTAACTAATGTCTTAAGGGCTAATAGGTCAGGCCGAGCTTTTAAAAAGGTCAGGCTTAAAATAAAGTCTTTGACAGGCTAATAGGTCAGACTTAggctttagtttttttaactaGGCTCGACCTATTAAAGTAAAGTCCGGCTCGACCCGGCTCATTCCCACCCCTAAGTACATTATTAATGTTGGCCTTGATCAACTTGGGTAATTTTTTAAACTCTCGATATGAACAACTAAAGAATGTTAAATCTTTCGATTAAAAATCCTCGAGAATTGGACACCCATTTAGAAGCGCAGCAAGATACCGGACTTCATTGAAATTAACTTTGATCAAATGTAGTGTCTTAAGTGAAGCAAGATCAACAGTAGCAAAAACACGAAAATATAGTTCTTTCAACTTGAGAAATGAGAACAACAAGTGTTCTGAAACTTAAAATGAAACATGGAGAAAGCGTAAAACTGAGGTCAAGGTGCTCCATTCCATGTTCTGATGCAGCAAGTAAAGCCTTCTCCAAAAGGGAAAAAAACGATCCATAGTAGAAAGTTGTTCTATCacatttgagaaaaaaaataataaaacataaaaactgAGGCATGTTTTAAGaaagtttttatttaaaaaaaaaatcacaaatgcaaGGTGggcacaataaaaaaaataaaaaaaattatacagtcaACGCGCCACGTCATCAGAAAAAGGTGACTCAGCGTGTCACATCAGCGAAAATACACAGTCAGCTAGTCTAGGGagtattccaaaacaaaaaaatttacaagaacgaaatctgacaaaaaaaatttacaagggaaaaaaccaaaagtgactTATATTGCAAGGAGATAGAGgcctattaacctttttttttttatatctcaaaataattgtcactttatcATATCGAAACATGCCTTATCTTGTTGTAACCATGGTGTATAAGTAAACTAAGCTCCATGGACTATAAGGACGAAAACGATACAGAAATAGAGCATGTGATGGAATTCAACGAAGAGGAtgaaaatgaatatgaaaaagaaGCAGAGGGAGAGCATGTAATGGAACTCAATGAGGAGGATGTAAGTGAATATGAATCAGAAAGAGAGCATTCCATAATTTTCAAGGTAttgtctctttttctttttccattgtttttgatcaatgaaaagtgaaaaaaaagaagttatcacaaaagttgtttaaaatggttgttcaaatatcactactcattaatttattagtattattgcTATGTAATATTggtaataattactattattgggaaattgtttgtttagtgttttcaataaaagttgttgaaaaataaaacaatggaGTTGAAGAGGTGGCAAAAATACACATGCCCACGGGTACTCGTGGGTAAAATCCATCACGGGTACGGGACAGATATCCACGCGTATTTGATTATCCACTATTATATGGATACGGACACGGATTTGATTGTATCAATACCCACGGGTATCCATACCCgataataaattaagtaaattactaaaatatttttatatatcttaTATTATTACTTATAGTTGTTACcttattgaagaaaattttacCGCCCATCTAAGATTCCTCATTGATAACCTAtttgtatttttagtttttttaattcatcTTATTAAGTTTATCGTTGTCACTTCATTCACGTCATAAAACATATCTTATGGAGTATCTAAGAATCATGAATTTTCtatgaattatgtgatttatgaaattttgtatgGATTATGTATGGATGTTTAAAAGTTGAAGTCTTTTGGTAATTAAAAAGAGTTgttatttgtacaaaaaaaaaaatcaaaaattcatGGGTACCCATGGATCCCTCAATACCCATGGGTACCTGCATAGTGGATACCCATGAGGATACGGGACGGACACCGATATCATATTTATCCAACAGAGCGGGGACGAGTATCATACTATTTGTACCCATGGGTATCCATTGACATCCCTAACTTAAATAGTTACAATAGAGTTAACAATCAATCTGGGGGTGTGGAGAGTagaccttttaaaaaaagttatgagAAAACTAAACCCATGTGTAAGGGGTAGTACGTCTCCAATCACCATAAGGGATGTATGAACTCATGCGTAGTGAAGAGTTTTTGTTTCCAttgtttttcatgattttttaatgaatttgtgttAAATTTGTGttctatttattgttgtgattttTGGTGTATTCGTATCTCTAAATTCATTAATTTCATGTGCTAAACTCGTGATTTATTCATAgctattttctgttttgatttcttATGTgaaaaagtcaaaaaaattaacggttaattaatggtttgatgattcctattaaatttatgtttccTTATGATGTTGAGACTATGTGTTGATGCTTGCTACATTGAATTGTAATGTTTCAGTGTTGAATTCTTGATTAAGTTGTGGTTATAATTAGCATAAACCATGGAATTCGAAGCATAACTAATGATTTATGGTGtaataagtgtttataatgaAATAGATAATATAGGATAATGTTTGTGGTCGTTTTGGGTGTGTTGGGGTTTATTTAGGAGCCTTAAGAAAGCTTTAAtgaggtttttttttacttctgcACATTCATCTCCcgggtgttttttttttttccgaaaaaAGTTTATCAACAAATAAATGATTACCTCAGCTGATTTTTTATCAAGTATAGGGTAATCGATTACCTCAGCTGTCTTGCccaaaaagatgatttttttcaaCGTAATTGATTACCCAGGGCAGGTAATCGATTACCCACTTCCAGAAACCTTAAAAGGGCCTTATATGTAGTCGACGAGTCATATAAAGATGTGTATTATTAAGGCATTATTTGGTATTCATGCATCATTGTTAGTCCGATTTAAAGATGGGGGATAATCAGTAACATACATCTGATATCCAAAATTAGTAACACATTCATATATAGTCGAGTTAGGGACATTGCATACATAATTGCAAGTCTATTTGAAGATGTGTAATTTAAAGATATACTATTTAAATATGTGTAACTATTTAAAGACGTGATATTCAATGATGTGCTTCTATATGATTATGTGTGAATGATCTATATTTTGCTAAATTTCTACTTGATATTCGtaaatgttgttgatgtttacATGTCATCATAAGATGTTGATTGGTGCCTATTGATTTCATTAAAtgaaagtatatgtttaaatgtgAATATTATCTGAATGTGATGTATATATGCTTAATTATGTGTTCTTTTATCTGAATCTATACATATGTTTATGCATCTCTTAGTTGCTGGTTGGACGCATGTACTCTCGTGGTATATATTTGCAGGAAGAAGAAACTTAGTATAGCAGTGAGTCTCAGAAGATGGAGTTGGAGCCTTCTCGTTTTTGTTTATCGCTTTTGAGAGTCTTTATCGAGTCGATGCTCTAATCAATAACATTAGGGACTGGGTTTTATTCTATTTcagattttgtttcaaaattcgTCATTGAATTCAGTTTTGATGTTGATACAATGATGTGACGATTACTttaatgttttgaaaattattctactactgttaagagtcccacatcggacaggacatggcctgacaatgtgtttataagtgagggcaatcctcaccttacaagccggttttgtgggattgtgttaggcccaaccaccatttctaagatggtatcagagcctctccaagatccattgggccacctgttatcaggtttccgctatcgggccacccaccatttatgtccacgaaccaagcctaatagtgctggtcgtgagggggtgtgttaagagttcCACATCGGACAGGAcatggcctgacaatgtgtttataagtgggggcaatcctcaccttacaagccgattttgtggggttgtgttaggcccaaccaccaTTTCTAAGAGCTACGACGTTTTTAATTGCTTGCTCCCATCCAACTCGCTCTACATTATCCAGAAAAGCTAAATATACCAACTCACCTTCACTTGTTACTACATTATCTAATAGAAACTCATAGCCATCAAGTATTAGAGATGGGAATCTTTTCCTTTCTggccttctcaatttctgctcGTGAGGATTAACCCCATTCAAAATATTTGTGTCTCCTTCGTCATTTAACAGTACCATTACACTACTCCTTGATTGAtccttctattttatcttaGGTTATTGTCTCATCAATAACAAATCTCTCATGACAATTACCTTCTTATTGATTGGATAATAAAGTTTGTATGCTATAGTTAGATCATATCTAATACGAAACAAAGCTTTATATCATGTTGTCAtgttttctctttctttaaTCTGTTACATTTTTATGACATATTAAGCCAAGCTTTCTCAAATGCTTCGCAATTTAATCAGTTCCATAGTCATTTGTGGCACATAGCATTGAAAATATGTTGCATCTAATTTCACTATGAAAGTTACGTTCATGGAAAAATGAGCTTATAtaaccaatattatttatttcgcATCCATAGTTATAGAAGAACTTAAGATGAAAATTGAGCTTCTGTTATAACTATACTCTGGCAAAAAAGTTTCTATTATCATAACTCATAACCTAGTTCAACATGACAGAACAAAGCAAATTGAGATTGATCGACATTCTATAAAAGAAAAGTTAGATGTTGGAATCATATGTCCACCTTTTCTGACTTGAGTCAGCAAAATGAGGATATCTTAAGGGGAGGGGGATTAAAAATACACAAATATTTAGTTTCctagtttattattttctagGCAATTCTATTTATTTCCtagtttaataataaaataaaaaaatagggattttatgattttgtggAAATCACTGGAGGTTCCATCAAAGTGAGAGTGGATGATCAACTAGTGACAATGATAGGAAGGCACATTGcaggagggagggagagagagaggggaaAATGCCCACACAATAATAGGGTTTGGAGGATTTTATaggaaaattttatttatagagaaacaGTGGATCACAAAGCACATCACAATGTTTATTTCCTTATTCCCTTGGTTTGTCTCTTTATATTTCACATGACATGAGTTCGATAAAGTGCTAAAAACATTCGTGAAAAATTCAAGACACTTTTACTCGCGAGAAGTATCACAtctcatttttaaataaaaaggggtaattttgtaattttgaacaAAACGATACAGGTTTATATATGGGTTTGAGATGGGTATAAGTGTGCCCATTATACTAGTCTCATCCACCCCATCTTTTGGAATCAAGAAGAACCTAAACCCAACCTAATCAAAACGAGTTTTCCCCGTCAAAGTCATAGTGGGTTCAAGCAGTACCAAATGGTATGAGTTTTGTTTTCATGCTTAAccgtattttttaaataataacaaaGCAAAATGAATCGGTCGATGTTAATTCAACAATTCTCAAATCCTTTTAAAGCTATTGTAGTGTTGTATGAATTTGTCGCAATTTTATGATTCAAAATTAAAGATAgatgatttatttcattaaatttcACATATGGAGTTCAAGGATTTTCCAATTTTTCAAAATGTTCTTAAAAACGAGGGCAAGCCATAGGCATTGGCAAGGGGTGCGACGAGCTAAGGTCTATGCCGGTATGGGGcccaatttttttaaggaggaggtgtatatagaaatattttgtttatggggtaaatatagaaaaattgacCGAAATGCCTCAAACATTGACATGATGAAGGGCTGGCCTGAAGTATGTTAATGTTTTTGGCGCGATTTACTTTATATACTCCCATCCTGAAAAaagatttctatatacacctTCCCTATAAAAACATCGGTTTTTCTTATTAAtgtgccaaaaaaaattattctcaaagaaatttattatgtttgtttgggtccattgttcctaataatgtgccccactaatattaaaaatattggtgatatttattattcaagaaattgagataattttcataacaaagcaaattatattttagttgaaaatggacCAAgtagagaaattaatcttaatcatgTCCTTCAAagattccaaaaaataaattatattaataaagtaATGTCAACTTTTTTGAATTGATTGAAATGATtgcaaaattgaatttgataatCCAAGATCATGCGAGACACATTCTTGACCATGAAATCGATGTGAGACGCATTTGGTATCATGTGGCccactcgtttttttttttttttttttttatgttctttttatCCATAGTTGCATTTGACATACGATGTTTTGaggtgctaaaatttcactctACTTCGCAGGTGCTATTGTTCTCTACTTCTacggtattttattttgttttgttgtttatggagtatttaatttattttgagatgttgcctaaaaaaatttatttggtaACTAAtagcgaaataaaaaaaaaacaaatgaaaagctaataaaaacacaacaatgagctaattttttttttttttttataatatattatatatataaggggTTATTTTCTCATATAATGCCTAAAACTCTGTGAACGACCTTGTTAAAAACCCAAATTTCTAAAGGATTTGAAGTTCGAATTTGCTTTATTTTTCTACTCTTCATTTAATGTATATTATGAGAGACATGATATATTAACAAGACCTATTTTAATCACAAATAAGTCTCACTAATTATTATATGTGattatctcttataaatagaGATAGATAAATGAAGTAAACCTAAAATCAAGACCcataacaacaacatctcatatTTTGATGATCGGATCCAACACATTCACCACCATTTTTATAGCCCCTTTTAAGGCATTCTTGAGCACACTGAGTAAAATCCATGCATTTCTTGTATAAGCAGCTTTGCCCCAGATAATCAACATGAAAAATAGTAGCAATTGATAAtcctgcaaaaaataaaaaattaaagtaatgaGTATGCAGTAGAAAGGCTACTTTAATGCATTTGTTAATGAACTAAATATGAAATCATTCTACATTAAATTtctttaaagtttataaatgtATTTTGCAACACAAAAActtttctattcttttataaatgttttacgtgttagctatgaagcacggatacacacatcggacacgacacggacacggACACACggacacagctaataatttgaaaaaaaatcatataatttagtgtaattacaagtgtcgctgtcggacacgacacgtgtccgacaccgggacacgTCTAATTCGaggagtgtctgtgcttcatagcgTATTAGTAGCACCCATTAAATTACTATTGTTGTTTGATACATCAGATATATGActtcacaattaataaaaaaattgaacattcgTATAATTTAAGTTGTGAAATGAATAATATACTCGTCtaaaaaataaggtttttttcCTTGCAATATGAAGGCTAAGAACAAAATAGAATCAatcatcatgtaacatttaTATAAGAGATGAActaaatagataaaataaaactaactcTTTAATATTACCTGAAagtaaaacaaaagcaaagcaTAAAATCCAGCACAGACGAGATTGATTGATATGAGAAGCCATTGTGTAGGatataactatattttttatacGAGGATTTTcactttatattttgttttatgttagGTGTAGGAATTATACGTTCATTATATAAagtttcaaaaacaaaagtttgcaataaaataaaatttgatgaaaagGGATTtggtaataaaaaatgaaaatcgaAACAGTTAagaacctttaaaaaaaaaatggctacATGCATAGGCTGAATTGGTATAGGACTAATTATAGGAATTTGTTAGATATGCAAATTAGTTATATACAATCAATCCATAAAGTCaaattaatacaattaaaatatttcagcCTTACattcaaacaacgggatatgaTCAAATGACATCAAGATTTCAAAtcaaatttgacaccaaatttTAACCATTCatatagttttaatcaaaaggTTCACATCAATTCATTAAGTGCTCACATTTTTGATCAAGTGACCcaccttttaattttaaaaataatttattctttcttcttttgattaattcattttcaaaaattctgtgattttatattattattttttgaaggattctACATGGCTTATGATTAGGGCTCTCTTGCACATGTTTTACCCTATTTCATTACTCCAAAACCTAATTGccgatattttttttctataccAGTATTTTATGCTTTACTTCCCAAGCTATTCACCATCACAACTTTCCATGCcacttttttccctttttttaagaagaaaagtCACGTAACAATGGAAAGTTCAAAATCAAATGCCGAAGAAGATGGTCATAACATAGAGGACATAAaggtattattaattaattcttcaattacatttgttttatgtcttttatatatttcttaacAAAAGCAATGAAAATTCTCAAGAAAGAAGAAACTCTAAGCATGTCTTAGATGTTCATGAGCATCAAAGTATTGACCCTTGTATTGATATGGAGTAATGAAATAGGGATAAAGTATGTGCATGAAAGCCCTAATAATAAGCGACGTagaatcctttaaaaaaaaagttagagaatttttggaaaggaataaaccaaaagaagaaagaataaattatttttaaaattaaaaggtgGGTCATTTGATCAAACATGTGAGCACTTAATGAATTGATGAGAAACATTAGATTAAAACTGTATTAATGGTTAGGATTTTGTGTCAACTTTAATTGGGGTCAACTACATTGATCAAATTTCACCAAAGTGGACaattctcctaaaaaaaatctagacaATTGAGAACATTATCAAATCAATTACTGTt containing:
- the LOC11415497 gene encoding F-box/LRR-repeat protein At4g14103 yields the protein MDDRISLLPNETICHILSFLPTEDVYATSVLSKRWIPLYLSVPTLDIDDKRFVSSGKSYSNFMMMVCATLFAQMVPRYIEKKIGLRKVRISLYGGVEPSLFEKSLTAVAERGMEHLDLLLIVPQSPCYILSFRNLVVLKLKVISFREFPITIDLASLKILHLFRVYFKERWYLAEFLNGCPILEEIEAKDLSLKYDWGFHEQKGKFKKMHECGFHEHKEKFKKLPNLVKANLINLVPFYFTPPLTALCNVQFLRLEEVYDRAVFSNLTHLELVFGTTGADWYMVYGMLNDCPNLQNFVFDKPPLSESFDAGWYEQMELRVVPKCFSSQFRKCTIKNYRYEFGFVKYIMQNSTSLRCMALYTPASLDDPFEKLEILNELFSIRERTSTYEIVFI